One part of the Acinetobacter sp. XS-4 genome encodes these proteins:
- a CDS encoding diacylglycerol kinase family protein, which translates to MRTLKPLSIIYNQKSGFHASKHEDMYEQLMTVLTEFGFEIQVFELAEDVSFDDLMNQVIHRHSQNANLGVVVAAGGDGTLNAVASKLRHTNIPMGILPLGTFNYVAKVLDIPLDLLEAAEVIATGTPRSVHIATINDHIYLNNASLGLYPLFIKKRELYNKYLGRLPLHAYTSALDVLLRENKSMKLSVTVDGKKYPVKTPLIFFGNNQLQLCDMKLRIAECAAQGRVAGVVITKSDRLSLLHMLWQWIQGKVEETKDVYSFCADHVIVDCAKKSKLTVALDGEILEIKTPLNFTVEKNALNIMVPNVITSV; encoded by the coding sequence ATGCGGACTTTAAAACCTCTCTCCATCATCTATAACCAGAAATCGGGTTTTCATGCTTCGAAACATGAAGATATGTATGAACAATTAATGACTGTACTCACCGAATTTGGTTTTGAAATACAAGTTTTTGAATTAGCGGAAGATGTTTCATTTGATGATTTAATGAATCAAGTGATTCATCGGCATAGTCAAAACGCAAATTTAGGCGTTGTTGTGGCAGCGGGTGGGGATGGAACGCTAAATGCGGTAGCGTCAAAACTTCGACATACCAATATTCCTATGGGAATTTTACCTTTGGGGACTTTTAATTACGTCGCTAAAGTTTTAGATATTCCTTTAGATTTGTTAGAGGCGGCTGAAGTCATCGCTACAGGTACACCACGTTCTGTACATATTGCGACTATTAACGATCATATTTATTTGAATAATGCGAGCCTAGGCCTTTATCCATTATTTATAAAAAAACGTGAGCTCTACAATAAATATTTAGGACGTTTACCTTTACATGCCTATACCTCGGCTTTGGATGTTTTATTAAGAGAAAATAAATCAATGAAGCTTTCAGTCACGGTTGATGGAAAAAAATATCCAGTCAAAACACCTCTAATTTTCTTTGGTAATAATCAACTGCAACTATGTGATATGAAATTAAGAATTGCTGAATGTGCTGCACAGGGGAGAGTTGCTGGAGTGGTCATTACAAAAAGTGATAGGCTTAGTTTATTACATATGCTTTGGCAATGGATTCAGGGCAAAGTTGAAGAGACAAAAGATGTTTATAGTTTTTGTGCTGATCATGTCATCGTTGATTGTGCAAAAAAATCGAAACTTACAGTAGCTTTAGATGGTGAAATATTAGAGATAAAAACACCATTAAATTTCACTGTAGAAAAAAATGCTTTAAATATTATGGTGCCAAATGTTATTACATCTGTCTGA
- a CDS encoding metallophosphoesterase family protein, with product MLLHLSDLHFGTEIEACLDAIRLFCTEQRPEVIVVSGDITQRARYKQFYNCRQFLDSLNIPYLIVPGNHDIPLYHVWNRFFSPFTRYQYFFGQLEPTLETEHFYIVGVNSIRRRYHTRGHISIEQIQTTYERLKQGPENKIKLVVFHQPFYTPPDDEHGIKDCPVLGKMALEKWSRTGLFGMLHGHLHKTAIYDLTQIYQLEIDHPIYDIHAGTATSSRLHYHVPNSFNVISNEGKIDHYWFNYDLKIFQLI from the coding sequence ATGTTATTACATCTGTCTGATTTGCATTTTGGAACAGAAATCGAAGCCTGTTTAGATGCGATTCGGCTTTTTTGTACCGAACAAAGACCTGAAGTTATTGTAGTGAGTGGGGATATTACTCAGCGAGCCAGATATAAACAGTTTTATAATTGTCGTCAATTTTTAGATAGTCTTAATATTCCTTATCTTATTGTGCCAGGTAATCACGATATTCCTTTGTATCATGTCTGGAACCGTTTTTTTTCTCCATTTACCCGCTATCAATATTTCTTTGGTCAGCTTGAACCGACTTTAGAAACTGAACATTTTTATATCGTTGGCGTAAATAGTATACGCCGCCGTTATCATACTCGTGGACATATTTCTATTGAGCAAATTCAAACGACATATGAGCGCTTAAAACAAGGGCCAGAGAATAAAATCAAATTAGTGGTTTTTCATCAGCCTTTTTATACTCCACCTGATGACGAACATGGTATTAAAGATTGTCCTGTATTGGGGAAAATGGCTCTTGAGAAATGGAGTAGAACAGGGCTATTTGGTATGTTACATGGGCATCTACATAAAACGGCTATATATGATTTGACGCAGATTTATCAATTAGAAATAGATCATCCTATTTATGATATTCATGCAGGAACAGCGACATCTAGCCGTTTGCATTATCATGTTCCAAATAGTTTTAATGTCATTTCAAATGAAGGGAAAATTGATCATTATTGGTTTAATTACGATTTGAAGATTTTTCAATTAATTTAA